AGAGGAACACTTTGCCCGATGCACACCCGGAAGCCAAAAGTTCACCGGTTTTCTGAAAGGCCAGCGCGCTGATCAAGCCGGGGTGTCCGGCACATTGAAGGGGAATGGTGCCGGCAGGACCCCGTCCGCGAACATCCCAGACCGTGATCATGTCACCGCCGCCGGACGCCAGGAACCGGGCTCCGGAATCCCAGGCCAGGTGCTTCACCTTCGATGGATATCCACTCATCCGAAGCGGCTCCTCGCCCGCCGAGGGAAGCCGGAAGAACTGGATGGTGTTCTCCTGCGTGCCGGCTCCAATGGCACGTCCATTCGGGCTCAACGCCAGGGACACGAAACTGGCCTTCAAGGAAATCTCCTCATACGGCTGGTTCTCTCCGAGACGGAAGCACCGGATCTTCCCGTAACACGATGTGGCCACTCCCTTGGAATCCGCACGCCATTCCAGTCCGGAGACAGTGCTCTCGTGGTTTTGGAACTCGAACAGCGACTCTCCCGCAGAGTTCCAGATCCGGAGTGTCTTTCCAGCTCCCGTTGCGAGGTTGCGACCGTTGGGTGAAAAAGTCACATGCTCCACCCACGAACCTCCTGCCTGCTCCGACCGCAGAGGATCGTCGGAGCCCGGAGACCACCATCGCACCGTTCCATCCTGCCCCCCGGTGGCAAACACGTCCTCGGTCGCCGACCAGCCCACCGCAAGCACCCCGCCGGCGTGCGCTTTCCACTGCCGGCACCGCTTGCCCGAAGCCACGTCAAATA
The Verrucomicrobiota bacterium genome window above contains:
- a CDS encoding WD40 repeat domain-containing protein codes for the protein MELIRAELGDPVLGLDWSGDGRYIAAAGISGPCGIFDVASGKRCRQWKAHAGGVLAVGWSATEDVFATGGQDGTVRWWSPGSDDPLRSEQAGGSWVEHVTFSPNGRNLATGAGKTLRIWNSAGESLFEFQNHESTVSGLEWRADSKGVATSCYGKIRCFRLGENQPYEEISLKASFVSLALSPNGRAIGAGTQENTIQFFRLPSAGEEPLRMSGYPSKVKHLAWDSGARFLASGGGDMITVWDVRGRGPAGTIPLQCAGHPGLISALAFQKTGELLASGCASGKVFLWNPAKSRWPGSKPEPVDRPLRAFGFQSGILCLKWSPDQTALAVGCQDGSVGWIRV